The Salvia miltiorrhiza cultivar Shanhuang (shh) chromosome 1, IMPLAD_Smil_shh, whole genome shotgun sequence genome has a window encoding:
- the LOC130992096 gene encoding cellulose synthase A catalytic subunit 2 [UDP-forming]-like, which translates to MDTKGRLVAGSHNRNEFVLINADEIGRVTSVKELSGQICQICGDEIEVTVDGEPFIACNECAFPVCRPCYEYERREGNQACPQCKTRFKRIKGSPRVDGDEDEDEFDDLDNEFEYNGYPHQVAEAALSGRHHIGRTASGITNSSELDASAVNSEIPLLTYGQEDDAISADKHALIVPPFMSRGKRVHPVPYTDSSMTLPPRPMDPKKDLAVYGYGTVAWKERMEEWKRKQNEKLQVVKHQGDKGGLDGDDFDDPDLPKMDEGRQPLSRKLPIPSSKINPYRMVILLRIVILGLFFHYRILNPVNDAYGLWLTSIICEIWFAVSWIFDQFPKWSPIKRETYLDRLSLRYEKEGKPSELASVDIFVSTVDPMKEPPLITANTVLSILAVDYPIDKVACYVSDDGAAMLTFEALSETSEFARKWVPFCKKFKIEPRAPEWYFAQKVDYLRDKVEPTFVRERRAMKREYEEFRVRINALVAMAQKVPEEGWTMQDGTLWPGNNVRDHPGMIQVFLGQNGVRDIEGNELPRLIYVSREKRPGYDHHKKAGAMNSLIRVSAVISNAPYLLNVDCDHYINNSKALREAMCFMMDPQSGKKICYVQFPQRFDGIDRHDRYSNRNVVFFDINMKGLDGIQGPIYVGTGCVFRRQALYGYDAPKKAKPPGKTCNCLPKLCCCCFGSKRKGKKGKSKESKKKTKSKELSPQIHALENIEEGIEGIDSEKSSLMPQIKFEKKFGQSPVFIASTLLENGGVPHGASSASLLKEAIHVISCGYEDKTEWGKEVGWIYGSVTEDILTGFKMHCHGWRSVYCIPKRPAFKGSAPINLSDRLHQVLRWALGSVEILLSRHCPIWYGYGCGLKPLERFSYINSVVYPLTSLPLIAYCTLPAVCLITGKFIVPQISNYASLVFMGLFISIAVTSILEMQWGGVGIDDLWRNEQFWVIGGCSSHFFALLQGLLKVLAGVNTNFTVTSKAADDGEFSDLYLFKWTSLLIPPLTLLILNIIGVVVGVSNAINNGYESWGPLFGRLFFAIWVIVHLYPFLKGFMGKQDRVPTIILVWSILLASIFSLLWVRINPFLSRGGVVLEVCGLDCD; encoded by the exons ATGGATACTAAAGGGAGGCTTGTTGCTGGCTCACACAACAGGAATGAGTTTGTGCTCATCAATGCTGATGAGATTGGAAGA GTGACTTCTGTAAAGGAGTTGAGCGGGCAGATCTGCCAGATTTGTGGTGATGAGATTGAAGTAACTGTCGATGGGGAGCCGTTTATCGCCTGCAACGAATGTGCATTCCCCGTGTGTAGACCTTGTTATGAATATGAGAGAAGAGAGGGGAATCAAgcctgtcctcagtgcaaaacACGATTCAAGCGCATCAAAG GGAGTCCTCGAGTTGATGGAGATGAAGATGAGGATGAATTCGATGATTTGGATAATGAGTTCGAGTACAATGGCTATCCTCATCAGGTTGCCGAGGCAGCTCTCTCTGGCCGGCATCACATTGGCCGCACTGCTTCTGGAATCACTAATTCCTCAGAGTTGGATGCTTCAGCTGTTAACTCGGAGATTCCGCTTCTTACTTATGGTCAAGAG GATGACGCAATTTCAGCTGACAAGCACGCGCTTATTGTCCCGCCTTTTATGAGCCGTGGGAAACGAGTCCATCCTGTGCCATATACTGATTCCTCCATGACAC TGCCACCACGACCGATGGATCCTAAGAAGGACTTGGCAGTCTATGGTTATGGCACTGTTGCGTGGAAGGAGAGGATGGAGGAGTGGAAGAGAAAGCAGAACGAAAAACTTCAAGTGGTTAAGCACCAAGGAGATAAAGGTGGTTTAGACGGAGATGATTTTGACGATCCTGATCTTCCCAA GATGGATGAAGGCAGGCAACCGCTCTCGAGGAAGCTACCAATACCTTCAAGCAAGATAAATCCTTACAGAATGGTCATTCTGCTTCGGATTGTTATTCTTGGACTGTTCTTTCACTATAGAATTCTTAACCCTGTCAATGACGCCTACGGGTTGTGGCTAACGTCAATTATATGCGAGATATGGTTTGCTGTATCATGGATATTTGACCAGTTCCCAAAGTGGTCCCCCATTAAGCGAGAGACGTACCTGGATAGGCTCTCACTGAG GTATGAAAAAGAAGGAAAACCCTCAGAGCTAGCTTCTGTGGACATATTTGTTAGTACGGTGGACCCAATGAAGGAACCTCCGCTTATTACTGCAAACACAGTTCTATCAATTCTTGCTGTGGATTACCCAATCGACAAGGTTGCGTGCTATGTCTCTGATGATGGTGCTGCTATGCTTACTTTTGAAGCTCTTTCTGAGACCTCTGAGTTTGCCAGGAAATGGGTCCCATTCtgcaaaaaatttaaaatcgaGCCTCGGGCTCCTGAATGGTACTTTGCTCAAAAGGTTGACTACTTGAGAGACAAAGTAGAACCGACATTCGTGAGGGAACGTCGTGCAATGAAG AGAGAATATGAAGAGTTCAGAGTTCGAATAAATGCGTTGGTTGCCATGGCACAAAAGGTTCCCGAGGAGGGATGGACGATGCAAGATGGAACTCTGTGGCCCGGAAATAACGTCAGAGATCATCCTGGAATGATTCAG GTTTTCTTAGGTCAAAACGGTGTCCGTGATATTGAAGGGAACGAGTTGCCTCGCCTTATTTATGTTTCTCGTGAGAAGAGGCCTGGATATGATCATCACAAGAAAGCCGGTGCTATGAATTCTTTG ATACGAGTGTCAGCTGTCATTTCAAATGCTCCTTACCTACTCAATGTCGATTGTGATCACTACATAAATAACAGCAAGGCCCTTAGGGAAGCTATGTGTTTCATGATGGATCCACAATCTGGAAAGAAGATATGCTATGTGCAATTTCCTCAAAGATTCGATGGAATTGATAGGCATGATCGATATTCGAATCGCAACGTTGTCTTTTTTGAT ATAAACATGAAGGGGCTCGATGGGATCCAAGGTCCAATTTATGTGGGAACTGGATGTGTCTTTCGGAGACAGGCCCTGTACGGATATGATGCCCCCAAGAAGGCGAAACCCCCTGGCAAAACATGCAATTGTTTGCCGAAGCTGTGTTGCTgctgctttggatcgaaaaggAAGGGCAAGAAAGGGAAGTCAAAGGAGAGTAAGAAAAAGACTAAAAGCAAGGAACTTTCACCTCAGATTCATGCTCTGGAAAATATCGAGGAAGGAATCGAAG GAATCGACAGCGAAAAATCATCCCTCATGCCCCAGATCAAGTTTGAGAAGAAATTCGGGCAATCACCTGTTTTTATCGCCTCAACACTTTTAGAAAACGGTGGTGTTCCTCATGGAGCGTCATCTGCATCGCTCTTGAAAGAAGCTATCCATGTCATTAGCTGTGGTTATGAAGATAAAACAGAATGGGGAAAAGAG gttggatggatttatggttcCGTTACGGAGGATATCTTGACTGGGTTTAAGATGCACTGCCACGGCTGGCGATCAGTATACTGCATACCAAAAAGACCCGCATTCAAGGGGTCGGCTCCAATCAATCTTTCGGATCGTCTGCACCAGGTTCTTCGTTGGGCCTTGGGATCGGTGGAAATCCTCTTGAGTAGGCATTGCCCTATTTGGTATGGGTATGGCTGTGGTCTGAAACCGCTCGAGAGATTCTCATACATCAACTCGGTCGTCTATCCATTGACGTCGCTCCCCTTGATTGCTTATTGTACCTTGCCGGCTGTTTGCCTTATAACTGGGAAATTTATTGTCCCACAG ATCAGCAACTATGCCAGTTTAGTTTTCATGGGCCTCTTTATATCCATCGCCGTAACAAGCATACTGGAGATGCAGTGGGGAGGAGTCGGGATCGATGACTTGTGGAGAAATGAGCAGTTTTGGGTGATCGGTGGTTGCTCATCGCACTTCTTCGCCTTACTCCAAGGTCTGCTCAAAGTCTTGGCTGGTGTGAACACAAACTTCACCGTCACCTCGAAAGCAGCCGATGATGGAGAGTTTTCAGACCTCTACCTTTTCAAGTGGACGTCTCTATTGATCCCTCCTCTGACTCTATTGATCCTCAACATCATCGGAGTCGTGGTTGGGGTCTCGAACGCCATAAACAACGGGTACGAGTCGTGGGGGCCTCTATTTGGCCGGCTGTTCTTTGCCATTTGGGTGATTGTCCATCTATACCCTTTCCTCAAAGGTTTCATGGGGAAACAAGACCGGGTCCCCACCATTATCCTCGTGTGGTCTATCCTCCTCGCTTCCATCTTCTCGTTGTTGTGGGTCCGCATCAACCCATTCCTGTCAAGAGGTGGGGTCGTTTTGGAAGTTTGTGGCTTGGATTGTGACTAG
- the LOC130992232 gene encoding putative receptor-like protein kinase At3g47110 — protein sequence MFLSQNQISGTIPDDMGKFVELQDLRVNNNRFLGMIPSSIGRLRNLQFLDLSGNDFSSRIPSTIGNLSLLLYMYLSYNNLGSFIPSSIGNCQKLLELNLSRNGLTGSLPKEVVSIPSLRSMDLSQNQLNSTLPAEIGSLKNLEYFNVSRNGLVGSVPNSVGGCVKLEFLDLQGNSLRGNIPSSLSALRGLRVLDLSRNRFDGLVPEYLAEFTLLALNLSFNDLEGALPQGGVFNNASAVSVAGNPKLCGGVPELRLPKCNLKHHKKSNLKLKIVMISTTLALAVIVGGALVFFCLKRRRPPPPSNPFANTLLQVSYQTLSQATGGFSEESLLGAGSYGAVYRGALGEDEKLVAVKVLNLSQRGAVRSFVAECEALRNIRHRNLVKVVTACSGFDLQGNDFKALVYEFMPNGSLDDWLHPDPDEEDQRRGRARRLGLAQRVSIAIDVACAVDYLHQQCAEPIIHCDIKPSNVLLDDDLVGHVGDFGLARFLTKATTHQQSSSLIRGTIGYTAPEYGFGGEPTTCGDVYSFGILLLEMFSGRRPTDEMFRDGFGIHSFVGNCLVEEAKEVVDPWLLREMEDAVRFSIGDGDQSFMEQHKLRQLVFEVLNVGVACSVDSAKERMTISDAVGRLQSIRDCVANGR from the exons ATGTTCTTGAGCCAGAATCAGATCTCCGGCACTATTCCAGACGACATGGGGAAGTTTGTCGAGCTGCAGGATCTAAGGGTGAACAATAACAGATTCTTAGGCATGATCCCTTCTAGCATAGGACGCCTTCGAAATCTGCAGTTCTTGGACTTGTCTGGCAACGATTTCTCGAGCAGAATCCCCTCTACTATTGGAAATTTGAGCCTTCTGCTTTATATGTATCTCTCTTACAACAATCTTGGCAGTTTTATACCATCAAGTATTGGGAATTGCCAGAAGCTGTTGGAGTTGAATCTATCTCGGAACGGTTTGACTGGTTCTCTACCTAAAGAAGTTGTGAGCATTCCCTCATTGAGAAGCATGGATCTTTCTCAAAACCAGCTGAACAGCACTCTTCCTGCAGAGATTGGAAGCCTGAAGAATCTCGAGTACTTCAATGTTTCAAGAAACGGACTCGTTGGCAGTGTGCCTAACAGCGTTGGTGGCTGCGTGAAGCTGGAGTTCCTCGACTTGCAAGGGAATTCCCTCCGAGGGAATATCCCTTCAAGCCTCAGCGCATTGAGGGGCCTTCGAGTTCTAGACCTTTCGCGCAACAGATTTGATGGCCTCGTCCCAGAGTACTTGGCAGAGTTCACCTTGTTAGCCTTGAACCTCTCGTTCAATGATCTTGAAGGCGCGTTGCCTCAAGGTGGCGTGTTCAATAATGCAAGCGCAGTTTCAGTAGCCGGGAACCCTAAGCTCTGCGGAGGCGTGCCTGAGCTCAGACTACCAAAATGCAATCTCAAACACCACAAGAAGTCGAACTTGAAGTTGAAGATAGTGATGATCTCTACTACATTAGCATTAGCTGTCATTGTTGGTGGTGCTCTTGTCTTCTTTTgtctgaagagaaggaggcctccgcCTCCGTCTAATCCATTTGCCAATACTCTGCTGCAAGTGTCGTACCAGACGCTCTCCCAAGCCACGGGCGGATTTTCAGAGGAGAGCTTACTCGGTGCTGGCAGCTACGGAGCAGTGTACAGAGGAGCTCTTGGAGAAGACGAGAAGCTCGTTGCGGTGAAAGTGTTGAACCTTTCGCAGCGTGGAGCTGTGAGAAGCTTCGTAGCTGAGTGTGAGGCGTTGAGAAACATCAGGCACCGGAATCTTGTCAAAGTAGTCACGGCTTGCTCCGGCTTTGATCTGCAGGGGAATGACTTCAAGGCCTTGGTTTATGAGTTCATGCCTAATGGCAGCCTCGACGACTGGCTGCACCCGGATCCAGACGAAGAGGATCAGAGACGAGGGCGAGCCAGGAGACTAGGCCTAGCTCAGAGGGTCAGCATTGCCATAGATGTTGCATGTGCAGTTGATTATCTGCACCAGCAATGTGCAGAGCCTATCATCCATTGTGACATCAAGCCGAGCAACGTCCTACTAGACGATGACCTAGTCGGGCACGTGGGCGATTTCGGGCTTGCAAGATTCCTCACTAAAGCTACAACACATCAACAGAGTTCTAGCCTGATCAGAGGCACCATTGGCTACACTGCTCCAG AATACGGGTTTGGAGGCGAGCCAACAACGTGTGGTGATGTGTACAGCTTCGGAATCCTGCTGTTGGAGATGTTCAGTGGCAGAAGGCCAACAGATGAGATGTTCAGAGATGGATTTGGGATTCATAGCTTTGTTGGGAACTGTCTGGTCGAGGAAGCTAAGGAGGTCGTAGATCCTTGGCTCTTGAGAGAAATGGAAGATGCAGTGAGATTCAGCATTGGTGATGGAGATCAAAGCTTCATGGAACAGCATAAGCTTAGACAGTTAGTGTTTGAGGTTCTTAACGTTGGAGTTGCTTGCTCGGTCGACTCGGCCAAGGAGAGGATGACCATTTCTGATGCGGTTGGTAGGTTGCAGTCCATCAGAGACTGTGTTGCAAACGGGCGATGA
- the LOC130992951 gene encoding putative receptor-like protein kinase At3g47110 yields the protein MFSHLGSPSTSSYLTLPCMLRQRITENNVVAIMLNHILVLLFISLCSLPLTASFSSNDTDHEALLAFKTATNDPSSSLSSWNSSLPFCRWRGITCSTTRRRVTGLNLANLTLSGSISPHVGNLSFLRFLNLNNNSYAGSLPPELGRLTRIQHISLSNNLFEGELPASLSNCSNLLSLVVSYNRLGGALPLELGSLSRLELLAISRNAFSGSIPTTLGNLSSLVRLYCGSNGLAGGLPASLGRLSRLQLLAFGENMIAGLIPPSVFNLSKITVFDLAANQIRGSLPSNLGIVFPNLEFFSVGINMLQGSIPPSFSNATSLGYIHVGYNQFTGEVPSFMKLNKLTLLGIFWGGEEQRI from the coding sequence ATGTTCTCCCATCTTGGTTCCCCTTCAACTTCATCATATTTAACCCTACCTTGCATGCTTCGGCAACGCATCACCGAAAACAACGTAGTTGCAATAATGTTAAATCACATTCTTGTCCTACTCTTCATCTCCCTTTGCTCCCTCCCTCTCACGGCGAGCTTCTCGAGCAACGACACCGATCACGAGGCCCTCCTCGCGTTCAAGACGGCGACCAACGACCCTTCAAGCTCCCTGAGCTCATGGAACTCATCCCTCCCCTTCTGCAGATGGCGCGGCATCACTTGCAGCACCACGCGCCGGCGAGTCACCGGACTTAACCTGGCCAACCTCACCCTCTCCGGCTCCATCTCCCCCCACGTCGGAAACCTCAGCTTCCTCAGATTCTTGAACCTCAACAACAACTCCTACGCCGGCAGCCTCCCCCCCGAGCTCGGCCGCCTCACCAGAATCCAACACATCTCACTCAGCAACAACTTGTTTGAGGGCGAGCTCCCTGCCAGCCTATCAAACTGCAGCAATCTCCTCTCCCTCGTAGTCTCCTACAACAGATTAGGCGGCGCGCTGCCATTGGAGCTCGGCTCCCTCTCCAGGCTCGAGCTGCTCGCGATCAGCAGGAACGCCTTCAGTGGCTCCATCCCTACCACTCTAGGCAACCTGTCTTCCCTCGTGAGGCTATACTGCGGCTCAAACGGTCTTGCAGGCGGCCTCCCCGCCTCTTTGGGCCGCCTCTCGAGGCTGCAGCTTCTTGCATTTGGAGAGAACATGATCGCAGGGCTGATCCCACCCTCAGTTTTCAACCTCTCCAAGATTACAGTCTTTGATCTTGCAGCCAACCAGATCAGGGGCTCTCTGCCTTCCAACTTAGGCATTGTTTTCCCCAATCTTGAGTTCTTCAGCGTGGGTATAAACATGCTACAAGGCTCGATCCCGCCCTCGTTCTCAAACGCTACGAGCTTGGGATACATACATGTTGGATACAATCAGTTCACAGGGGAGGTGCCTAGCTTCATGAAGCTGAATAAGCTCACGTTGTTGGGAATCTTTTGGGGAGGGGAGGAGCAGAGGATTTGA
- the LOC131009979 gene encoding uncharacterized protein LOC131009979 has translation MTVNGVVHGSFKEACYALGLLNDDKEYIDEIEKLLRSFGRSLREFEGIPYPSSEYFKFDENTLINDELRYDRRALTEEHKVLITQLTDEQRCVYDTIMSAAQSNSGGMFFIYGYGGTGKTFIWNTLSAALRSKGEIVLNVASSGIASLLLPGGRTAHSRFKIPINVNEDSTCNIHQGSPLAELIIRCKLIIWDEAPMMHKFCFEALDRSLRDIMRFVNPSSAYTPFGGKTIVFGGDFRQILPVIPKESRQDIVFATINSSYLWRYCKVLRLTKNMRLQKMGCNDEAMELEEFSKWIASIGDGTIGGSNDGHANIQIPDDILIKWSGNPIEHIVNTSYPSPFTDNADSTYLQERAILAPTLNVVESINQYMIALNKSEGQLYRSSDSTSRSDSTTDLMQQLHTPEFLNSIKCSGVPNHEIYLKVGTPVMLLRNIDHANGLCNGTRLMITRLGRHVLEAKILTGENADQKILIPRMSLTPADPRLPFKFERRQFPIIVSYAMTINKSQGQSLSHVGLFLPKPVFTHGQLYVAASRVRSRRGLKILISEDGRNDATTTTNVVYREVFQNV, from the exons ATGACTGTTAATGGTGTTGTGCATGGTTCATTCAAAGAAGCTTGCTATGCATTGGGATTGTTAAATGACGACAAAGAGTACATTGATG AAATTGAGAAATTGTTGAGAAGTTTTGGTAGGAGTTTACGAGAATTTGAAGGCATTCCTTATCCAAGTTCGGAATACTTCAAGTTTGATGAAAATACATTGATTAATGATGAACTGAGGTATGATAGAAGAGCTTTAACAGAGGAACACAAAGTTTTGATTACTCAACTTACAGACGAGCAACGTTGTGTGTATGATACTATTATGAGTGCAGCACAATCAAATTCTGGAGGAATGTTTTTCATATATGGATATGGAGGTACGGGAAAAACTTTCATATGGAACACACTCTCTGCAGCTCTTAGATCAAAAGGAGAGATTGTTTTAAATGTTGCTTCAAGTGGTATTGCATCTCTGTTATTACCTGGTGGGAGAACCGCTCATTCACGATTCAAAATTCCCATAAACGTTAATGAGGATTCCACATGCAATATTCATCAAGGATCTCCACTTGCAGAGTTGATTATTAGGTGTAAACTTATTATTTGGGATGAGGCGCCAATGATGCATAAGTTTTGTTTTGAAGCTTTAGATCGAAGTCTACGAGATATAATGCGTTTTGTCAATCCGTCAAGTGCATACACGCCTTTTGGAGGGAAAACAATTGTATTTGGTGGTGATTTCAGACAAATATTACCTGTTATTCCAAAAGAAAGCCGACAGGATATTGTTTTTGCCACAATAAATTCTTCATATCTTTGGAGATATTGTAAGGTTTTGCGGTTGACAAAAAACATGAGACTTCAAAAAATGGGTTGTAACGATGAAGCTATGGAGTTGGAAGAGTTCTCTAAATGGATTGCGAGTATAGGCGACGGAACAATTGGAGGTTCAAATGATGGTCATGCCAACATTCAGATTCCCGATGATATTTTGATAAAATGGTCAGGAAATCCGATTGAGCATATTGTTAACACCAGTTATCCATCACCTTTTACTGATAATGCAGATTCAACTTATCTACAAGAACGAGCAATACTTGCTCCGACTCTTAATGTAGTTGAATCTATAAATCAGTACATGATTGCTTTGAACAAGAGTGAAGGCCAACTATATAGAAGCTCAGATTCAACTTCTAGATCTGACTCAACGACTGACTTGATGCAACAGCTACACACTCCAGAATTCTTAAATAGTATCAAATGCTCAGGAGTACCAAATCATGAAATCTATTTGAAGGTGGGAACTCCGGTAATGTTGTTGAGAAATATCGATCATGCTAACGGATTATGCAATGGCACTCGATTGATGATAACAAGACTTGGTCGGCATGTATTAGAAGCAAAAATTCTTACAGGAGAAAATGCTGACCAAAAAATTTTGATTCCAAGAATGTCATTGACTCCAGCTGATCCGAGATTGCCTTTCAAGTTTGAGCGACGACAATTTCCTATAATTGTCTCATACGCAATGACGATCAACAAAAGTCAAGGCCAGTCGCTTTCTCATGTTGGTTTATTTTTGCCAAAACCAGTTTTCACACATGGCCAGTTGTATGTTGCTGCATCAAGAGTACGAAGTCGGAGAGggcttaaaattttaatttctgaAGATGGAAGAAATGATGCTACTACTACAACAAATGTTGTATATAGGGAAGTATTCCAAAATGTGTGA